GGCGAACGCCAGGGCGTTCATCAGATGGCCCATCGGCGCGGTGTCGGGCAGCTGCCGCATGACCGTGTCCACCGCATTCGCGACCGACTCGGCCAGCGTGGGGGCGGGCAGGGCGGGGATGGGTGCGTCCGGGTGCGAGGCGGACCGCACCGGGGCGCCGGACGCGTTCGCCCAGGCGATCACCGCGGACTTCTTGTTCGTGTACGACGGGCCGCTGTCCTCGATGACCCGGGCCAAGGCCAGCTGCAGGGCATCGGGAAGCTGCTGCGCCACAGCCCCTTGCAGGGCTTTGCCGAAGGCGCCGCGGGCATCGGGATAGGCCTTGAACAGCCCCTCCTTTTCGACCACCACCGTGTTCACGAAGTCCTGCGCCCTGCCGCACCAGCCGCCCCAGGCGAGCAGCAGGGCCTGCATCACGTCGGCGTGCGGAAAGCTGGGGTGGGCGACGATGGCCGCCACCGCTGCCGCCACCGCCGTGTCCTGCGCCGTCGCGCGATCGCCCGCGCCCTGTGCGGCGCCGGCTTCGCCGGTGGGCAGGCCCGCCGCGTCCGGCGGGTTCACGGGGTCGGGCGGTGCGGGCCTGTGCGGCAGCCCGGCGGAGGAACGCGGCGGGGTGGAGGGGGGCTTGGGGGCGCTGTGCAGGTACATGGGGCCTCTCGCTGGCGAACAGACAACAGGGGACAACAGGCGGGCGCCGTCGCGGCGCGCGTCCTGGGTGGCGGGTGGGGTGGGCCGGGTCCTGCTGTTGCGATCACCGATGTCGCGCGCGCATATGATCCCGCTCCCATGAACATCCTCATCCTCGGTGCGGGCCGCGTGGGCGAAAGCGTGGCCGAGAGCCTAGTGTCGGAGCAGAACGACATCACCGTCATCGACATGGACCCCGCGCGGCTGCGCCTGCTCGAAGACAAGCTCGATCTGCGCGGCGTGGTGGGCAACGGCATCCAGCCCTCGGTGCTGCGCGACGCCGGCGTGAAGGACGCCGACATGGTGATCGCCTGCGCCGCGCAGGACGAGACCAACCTCGTGGTCTGCAAGGTGGCGCACGACGTGTTCAACGTGCCCACCACCATCGCGCGGCTGCGCTCACCCGAGTTCACCGATGGCGAAGGCGACGAGCAGCTCTCGCGCACCAGCTTCTCGGTGAGCCACGTGCTCTGCCCCGAGGCCTCGGTCACGCGCTACATCCACCAGCTCATCAGCTACCCCGAGGCGCTGCAGGTGCTCGAATTCGCGGGCGGCCGCGCGAGCCTGATCGCGGTGCGCGCGAGCCACGGCGGCGCGCTCGTGGGCCACACCATCGGCGAGTTCCGCGAGCGCTTCACGCGCTGCGAGATGCGCGTGGTGGCGCTCTACCGGCTCGACACCGAGATGGAGGCCACGCCGTCCACGCGCATCCTCGCGGGCGACGAGGTCTTCGTGCTCGCCGACACCGACAAGATCCGCGACGTGCTGGCCGCCATCCACAACACCGACCAGCCGGTGCAGCGCGTGATGATCGCGGGCGGCGGCCGCGTGGGGCTGCGCCTGGCGCGCAGCCTGGTGGGGCAGTGCGAGGTGAAGCTGCTCGAGCGCGACCGCCGGCGCTGCGAGTACCTCGCGAGCCAGCTGCCCTCGAGCATGCTGGTGCTGCAGGGCGACGGCGCCGACGAGGACCTGCTGGAAGAGGAGAACGTGGGCGAGATGGACATGTTCCTCGCGCTCACGAGCGACGACGAGGACAACATCATGTCGGCCATGCTGGCCAAGCGGCTCGGCGCGCGCCGCGTCATGGCGCTCATCAACCGCCGCGCTTACGCCGACATGATGCAGGGCGGCACCATCGACATCGCGATCTCGCCCTCGCAGGCGGTGATCGGCGAGCTGCTGGCCCACGTGCGCCGCGGCGACGTGGCGGCCGTGCACAGCCTGCGCCGCGGCGCGGCCGAGGCGCTCGAAGGCATTGCGCGCGGCGACGTGAAGACCAGCAAGCTCGTGGGCCGGCGCATCGAAGAGGTGAAGCTGCCCAAGGGCGCGCGCATCGGCGCCATCGTGCGCGGCGAGGGCCGCGACTCCGAGGTGCTCATGCCCCACCACGACCTGCTGATCGAGGACGGTGACCACATCATCCTGTTCATCCCGCACAAGCGCCTGGTGCGCGAGGTCGAAAAGCTGTTCCAGGTCAGCGCCACCTTCTTCGGCTGAACGCGCCCCCGCCATGCATTCCCTCTGGCTGCCCGTTCTCTGCGTGTTCTCGCGCGTGCTGCTGGCCTTCTCGCCCACCTTCCTGGTGCCGCTGGCCTGGGCCTGGTTCCTCGACCGCGACCACCACGTGCAGGTCTGGGCCCTGGGCTTCGCGGCCACCGCGCTCAGCGGCTGGTTGCTGTGGATGGCCACCAAGCGCCACCGGCGCGAACTCATGCCGCGCGACGGCTTTCTGCTGGTGAACCTGGTGTGGGTGGTGCTGCCGCTGTACGCGGCGGTGCCGCTGCACTACGCGGTGCCCGGCCTGACCGTGAGCCAGGCCTATTTCGAGGCCATGAGCGCGCTCACCGCCACCGGCGCCACGGCGATCTCGGGGCTCGACGCGCTGCCGGTGTCGATCAACGTGTGGCGCTGCTTCCTGCAGCTCATCGGCGGCCTGGGCATCATGCTGCTGGTGGTGGCCGTGCTGCCGCTGCTGGGCCTGGGCGGCATGCAGCTCTACCGCGCCGAAACACCCGGCCCCATGAAGGACACCAAGTTCACCCCGCGCATCGCCGAGACCGCGCGCGGCCTGTGGGGCGTGTACGTGCTGTTCTCGGTGGCCTGCATGCTGGCCTACCGCTGGGCCGGCATGGGCTGGGCCGACGCCTTCATGCACATGTGCACCACCATGGGCCTGGGCGGGCTCTCGCCCTACGACGCGAGCCTGGGCCACTACGACTCGGCGCGCATCGAGTGGGTGGCCACGGCCTTCATGACCATGGCGGGCATCAGCTTCCTGCGCTACTTCGTGGTGCTCAAGCACCGCTCGCTGCGCCCCATCACGGGCGATCGCGAGATCCGCACCTACCTCGTGGTGCTGGCCGTGGCCATCGCGGTGGTCACGCTCATGCTGCTCGCGCATGGCGTGTACGCCGACTTCCCCACCGCGCTGCGCAACGCGGCTTTCCACGTGGTGTCGCTGGCCACCACCACGGGCTACAGCACCACCGATTACGCGGCCTGGCCGGTGTTCGTGCCGGTGCTGCTGATCTTCCTCGGCTGCTTCGCCTCGTGCGCGGGCTCCACGGGCGGCGGCATCAAGATGGTCCGCATGGTGCTGCTGGTGAAGCAGGCGCGGCGCGAGCTGGTGCGCATCATCCATCCGCGCGTGGTGAATCCGGTGACGCTGGCCGGCGCGGTGGTGCCCGCGCCGGTGATGAACGCGGTGTTCGGCTTCATGCTGATCTACGGCGCGGCCACCGTGGGCCTGACCATGCTGTTGCTGATGACGGGCCTGGACATCGTGAGCGCGTTCACCGCGGTCATCGCCACCGTCAACAACATCGGCCCCGGCCTGGGCGTGGTGGGTCCCGCGAGCAACTACGGCGTGCTCAGCGACGCCCAGCTCTGGGTGCTGAGCGCGGCCATGATGATGGGGCGGCTCGAACTGCTCACGGTGCTGGTGCTGTTCACCGGGCACTTCTGGCGCAAGTAGCGCCGCCCCGGCCGCGCCTCAGTCGCGGGCGGGAATGTTGAGGCCGCGCTGCACCGCGGGGCGGGCCGCGAAGGCGTCGAGCACGCGCTGCACCTCGGGGAAGTCGGCGAAGCCCACGAGATCGCCCGCGCCGTAGAAGCCCACGAGGTTGCGCACCCAGGGGAAGACCGCGATGTCGGCGATGGTGTATTCGTCGCCCATGATCCAGCGGCGGCCCTTGAGGCGCTGGTTCAGCACCGCCAGCAGGCGCTTGCTCTCGCCCACGTAGCGGTCGCGCGGGCGCTTGTCTTCGTAGTCCTTGCCCGCGAACTTGTGGAAGAAACCGAGCTGGCCGAACATGGGGCCGATGCCGCCCATCTGGAACATCAGCCATTGCAGGGTCTCGTAGCGCGCCGCGGTGTCGGTGGGCAGCAGGCGGCCGGTCTTGCCGGCCAGGTAGACCAGGATCGCGCCCGATTCCCAGAGCGCGAGCGGGCGGCCTTCGGGGCCGTCGGGGTCGATGATCGCGGGGATCTTGTTGTTGGGGTTGAGCGAGAGGAACTCGGGCGAGAGCTGGTCGTTGGTGTCGAAGCGCACCAGGTGCGGCTCGTAGGGCAGGCCGGTTTCTTCGAGCGCGATCGACACCTTCACGCCGTTGGGCGTGGGCAGCGAATAGAGCTGCAGGCGGTCGGGGTGCTGCGCGGGCCACTTCTTCGTGATGGGGAAGCTGTCGAGGGGGCTCATGGGGTCTCCTGGTGGGGGGAGCGCGCATTGTGGAACCGGCGCCGGAAGGCCCATGCCGCACAGGGGCATCGATAATCCGGCCTCTTTGCAAAGCCCCATGCCCACCCCCGCCCCCGACGCCTGCCCCTGCGGCCGCGGCCCCGCGTTCAGCGCCTGCTGCGGCCGCTACCTGGGCACGGGTGTGCCCGCGCCGGACGCCGAATCGCTCATGCGCTCGCGCTACACGGCCTTCGTGCGCGGCGACGCGGCCCACCTGCTCGCCACCTGGCATGCCAGCACGCGCCCGGCCACGCTGGACCTCGAGCCCGGCGTGAAGTGGCTGGGCCTGGAAGTGCGCGCGCGGCGCGACACCGGCACCGACCGCGCCGAGGTCGAGTTCGTGGCGCGCTCGCGCAGCGCGGGCCGCGCCCACCGGCTGCACGAGCGCAGCCGCTTCGTGCGCGAGGACGGGCGGTGGTTCTATGTGGACGGCGATTTCATCACCAAGGACACCGCATGAATTTCGAGGCCGTGCTGTTCGACTGCGACGGCGTGCTCGTGGACAGCGAACCCATCACCAACGGCGTGCTGCGCGAGCTGCTCACCGAAGCCGGCTGGGCCATCAGCGCCGACGACTGCGAGCGCCTGTTCATCGGCCGCGCGGTGCGCGACCAGCGCGCGCTGATCGAGCACCACACGGGCCGGCCCTTCAGCGAAGACTGGCTCCAGGGCTTCTACGTGCGCCGCAACGCGCGGCTGCTGGCCGAGCTGCAGGCCATCGAGGGCATCCACGACGCCGTGGCCCAGGTGCATGCGCACACCGGCGGCCGCATCGCCTGTGCGTCCGGCGCCGACAAGCCCAAGGTGCTGATGCAGCTTGACAAGGTGGGCCTGTCGCGGTTCTTCGGCGACGCGGTGTTCAGCGGCCACGACCTGCCGCGCTCCAAGCCCGCGCCCGATGTGTACCTGGCCGCGGCCGCGCACCTGGGTGTGGACCCCAAGCGCTGCCTGGTGATCGAGGACACCGCGCCCGGCGCGCAGGCCGGCCTGGCCGCGGGCGCGACCGTGTGGGGCTTCTGCGCCCAGGGCCACGGCCGCGCCTTCGAGGGCCTGCCGGTGGCGCGCGTGTTCCACCACATGCGCGAGCTGCGGCTCTGAGCCGGCGCGCGGCTCAGCCGCGCCAGAGCCTGGAGGCGTCGATATCGGCCAGCGTGCGGCAGCCGCACAGCGCCATGGCCATTTCGAGTTCGGTGCGCAGCAGGTGCAGCACATGGGCCACGCCCGGCGCGCCCGCGGCCGCCAGGCCGTGCAGCACCGGCCGGCCCACGAGCACGGCCGAGGCGCCGAGCGCGAGCGCCTTGAACACGTCGGTGCCGCGGCGCACGCCGCCGTCGAGCAGCAGCGGCAGCCGGCCCTGCACGGCCTGCGCGATCGCGGGCAGCGCGTCGAGCGTGGCGGGCACGGTGTCGAGCACGCGCCCGCCGTGGTTGGAGACGATCACGCCGGCCAGGCCTTCATCGGCCGCGCGCACCGCGTCGGCCGGCGCGAGCACGCCCTTGAGCACGATGGGCAGCACGGTCTGTTCGCGCAGCCAGGCGATGTCGCGCCAGGTGGGCGCGGCGTCGAGCAGCGGGCTGCCGAACAGCGGCGGCTGGCCGGGGCGCGCGGTGTGCGGTGGCAGGGGCCTGGCGCCCTGCAGGTTCACCGCGCCCAGGCCCGGCGGCGGCACGAAGCCCGCACGCTGTTCGGTGTTGCGCGCGCCGCTCACGGGCGCGTCCACGGTGAGCACCAGCGCGCGGTAGCCCGCGGCCTCGGCGCGCTGCACTAGCGCGCGCGTGAAGCCGCGGTCGGGCTGCAGGTAGAGCTGGAACCACAGTGGCACGGGAGGCGCGGCATCGCCCGCGGCCTGCGCCAGCGTTTCGAGCGGCGTGCCCGCCTGCGTGCTCACCACCACC
This is a stretch of genomic DNA from Hydrogenophaga crocea. It encodes these proteins:
- a CDS encoding YchJ family protein, coding for MPTPAPDACPCGRGPAFSACCGRYLGTGVPAPDAESLMRSRYTAFVRGDAAHLLATWHASTRPATLDLEPGVKWLGLEVRARRDTGTDRAEVEFVARSRSAGRAHRLHERSRFVREDGRWFYVDGDFITKDTA
- a CDS encoding alpha-hydroxy acid oxidase; translation: MGEHLKPPLAQIPPSVAAVADYEPLARERMSAPAWAWLQGGAADEITLRENRAAFERLRLAPRVLAELAGGHTRLTLLGQALDHPLLVAPMASHGLAHPDGELATVLAAAAMRTPVVVSTQAGTPLETLAQAAGDAAPPVPLWFQLYLQPDRGFTRALVQRAEAAGYRALVLTVDAPVSGARNTEQRAGFVPPPGLGAVNLQGARPLPPHTARPGQPPLFGSPLLDAAPTWRDIAWLREQTVLPIVLKGVLAPADAVRAADEGLAGVIVSNHGGRVLDTVPATLDALPAIAQAVQGRLPLLLDGGVRRGTDVFKALALGASAVLVGRPVLHGLAAAGAPGVAHVLHLLRTELEMAMALCGCRTLADIDASRLWRG
- a CDS encoding glutathione binding-like protein, with the protein product MSPLDSFPITKKWPAQHPDRLQLYSLPTPNGVKVSIALEETGLPYEPHLVRFDTNDQLSPEFLSLNPNNKIPAIIDPDGPEGRPLALWESGAILVYLAGKTGRLLPTDTAARYETLQWLMFQMGGIGPMFGQLGFFHKFAGKDYEDKRPRDRYVGESKRLLAVLNQRLKGRRWIMGDEYTIADIAVFPWVRNLVGFYGAGDLVGFADFPEVQRVLDAFAARPAVQRGLNIPARD
- a CDS encoding HAD family hydrolase; translated protein: MNFEAVLFDCDGVLVDSEPITNGVLRELLTEAGWAISADDCERLFIGRAVRDQRALIEHHTGRPFSEDWLQGFYVRRNARLLAELQAIEGIHDAVAQVHAHTGGRIACASGADKPKVLMQLDKVGLSRFFGDAVFSGHDLPRSKPAPDVYLAAAAHLGVDPKRCLVIEDTAPGAQAGLAAGATVWGFCAQGHGRAFEGLPVARVFHHMRELRL
- the trkA gene encoding Trk system potassium transporter TrkA codes for the protein MNILILGAGRVGESVAESLVSEQNDITVIDMDPARLRLLEDKLDLRGVVGNGIQPSVLRDAGVKDADMVIACAAQDETNLVVCKVAHDVFNVPTTIARLRSPEFTDGEGDEQLSRTSFSVSHVLCPEASVTRYIHQLISYPEALQVLEFAGGRASLIAVRASHGGALVGHTIGEFRERFTRCEMRVVALYRLDTEMEATPSTRILAGDEVFVLADTDKIRDVLAAIHNTDQPVQRVMIAGGGRVGLRLARSLVGQCEVKLLERDRRRCEYLASQLPSSMLVLQGDGADEDLLEEENVGEMDMFLALTSDDEDNIMSAMLAKRLGARRVMALINRRAYADMMQGGTIDIAISPSQAVIGELLAHVRRGDVAAVHSLRRGAAEALEGIARGDVKTSKLVGRRIEEVKLPKGARIGAIVRGEGRDSEVLMPHHDLLIEDGDHIILFIPHKRLVREVEKLFQVSATFFG
- a CDS encoding TrkH family potassium uptake protein: MHSLWLPVLCVFSRVLLAFSPTFLVPLAWAWFLDRDHHVQVWALGFAATALSGWLLWMATKRHRRELMPRDGFLLVNLVWVVLPLYAAVPLHYAVPGLTVSQAYFEAMSALTATGATAISGLDALPVSINVWRCFLQLIGGLGIMLLVVAVLPLLGLGGMQLYRAETPGPMKDTKFTPRIAETARGLWGVYVLFSVACMLAYRWAGMGWADAFMHMCTTMGLGGLSPYDASLGHYDSARIEWVATAFMTMAGISFLRYFVVLKHRSLRPITGDREIRTYLVVLAVAIAVVTLMLLAHGVYADFPTALRNAAFHVVSLATTTGYSTTDYAAWPVFVPVLLIFLGCFASCAGSTGGGIKMVRMVLLVKQARRELVRIIHPRVVNPVTLAGAVVPAPVMNAVFGFMLIYGAATVGLTMLLLMTGLDIVSAFTAVIATVNNIGPGLGVVGPASNYGVLSDAQLWVLSAAMMMGRLELLTVLVLFTGHFWRK